The proteins below come from a single bacterium genomic window:
- the wecB gene encoding UDP-N-acetylglucosamine 2-epimerase (non-hydrolyzing), with translation MLEARRRRRFRVKVCFTGQHQSMVDQMLRDFRIPVDFDLKVMKKNQTLTGLAARTITRLQGVLEDVEPEMVLVQGDTTTAAMAALAAFYNRIAVGHIEAGLRTGDRFRPYPEEANRCLISTLADLHFAPTPEAKSHLLAEGKDPGSVFVTGNTVIDALQYVWNLNRAFINPRLRRIEADRKVILITIHRRESFGIPLRNICRAMADIARRHPEALLVYPVHMNPNVKKPVLEELSDIANVWLVDPLHYRDLVKLMQRSHFILTDSGGIQEEAPSCNKPVLVLREKTERPEGVKLGVAKLVGADRKRIISTAELLLESHDFYSKMQLGRKKNPYGDGAASKRIMDKITRYFFRDISRSKGGSNR, from the coding sequence ATCCTTGAAGCTCGCCGCCGCCGTCGATTCCGGGTCAAGGTCTGCTTTACCGGTCAGCATCAGTCGATGGTCGACCAGATGCTTCGGGATTTTCGGATTCCGGTGGATTTCGATCTCAAGGTGATGAAAAAAAATCAGACCTTGACCGGCCTGGCCGCCAGAACCATCACCCGTCTTCAGGGGGTGCTGGAAGACGTCGAGCCTGAGATGGTTCTGGTCCAGGGAGACACCACGACCGCGGCCATGGCGGCCCTGGCCGCGTTTTACAACCGGATCGCCGTCGGTCATATCGAAGCCGGGTTGAGGACGGGCGACCGCTTTCGGCCGTACCCCGAGGAAGCCAACCGGTGCCTGATTTCCACTCTTGCCGATCTTCACTTCGCTCCTACTCCGGAGGCTAAAAGCCACCTGCTTGCGGAGGGGAAAGATCCGGGGTCGGTCTTCGTCACCGGTAATACTGTCATCGATGCCTTGCAGTATGTGTGGAACCTGAATCGAGCTTTTATTAATCCCCGCCTGCGTCGGATCGAAGCGGATCGGAAGGTGATTTTAATCACCATACACCGTCGGGAAAGTTTCGGAATTCCGCTGCGGAACATCTGCCGGGCGATGGCCGATATAGCCCGGCGTCATCCCGAAGCGTTGCTCGTTTATCCGGTTCATATGAACCCGAACGTCAAGAAACCGGTATTGGAAGAATTGTCCGACATCGCCAACGTCTGGCTTGTCGATCCGCTGCATTACCGGGATTTGGTCAAGCTGATGCAGCGGTCGCATTTTATCCTCACCGACTCCGGAGGTATTCAGGAGGAAGCACCGTCCTGCAACAAGCCGGTGCTGGTCCTCAGGGAAAAGACCGAACGCCCGGAGGGCGTGAAGTTAGGGGTGGCCAAGCTCGTCGGCGCCGATCGAAAACGTATTATCTCTACCGCGGAGCTGTTACTGGAGAGTCACGATTTTTATAGCAAAATGCAATTGGGACGGAAGAAAAATCCGTATGGAGACGGAGCCGCTTCTAAACGGATCATGGACAAGATTACGAGATATTTCTTCCGTGATATATCCCGATCGAAAGGAGGGAGTAACCGATGA
- a CDS encoding glycosyltransferase: MITIMLPAFNEAGSIGNLLDSFIRAFEEEKRRWRIILVDDGSSDGTGDIARSYQGTIDIEVVAHSVNRGLAEALKTGLIRAVETAADDEIIITMDSDGSHLPGLVFRMVRLVKEGHDVVIASRYRAGSRIRGVSLFRRLMSRGAAILCKLTFPIRGVRDYTCGYRAYKAFLLKRVFTDYGQEIISEPGFSCMVDLLLKVNRYEPIITEVPFILRYDLKAGPSKMNVKLTVKQTLMLLLRRRLGLK, translated from the coding sequence ATGATTACGATTATGTTGCCCGCATTCAATGAAGCCGGTTCGATTGGGAACCTTTTGGATAGTTTTATTCGGGCTTTTGAGGAGGAAAAACGTCGTTGGAGAATTATTTTAGTCGATGATGGGAGTTCGGATGGTACCGGTGATATTGCTCGGAGTTACCAAGGGACGATAGATATTGAAGTTGTTGCACACAGTGTTAATCGTGGGTTAGCTGAGGCGCTGAAAACCGGATTGATAAGAGCGGTGGAAACCGCTGCCGATGACGAAATTATTATCACAATGGATTCTGACGGTAGTCATCTTCCGGGCCTTGTTTTCAGAATGGTACGTCTTGTTAAAGAAGGTCATGATGTCGTTATCGCTTCCCGGTATCGGGCAGGTTCACGGATACGAGGTGTAAGCCTTTTCAGGAGGTTAATGAGTCGAGGAGCGGCAATCCTATGTAAACTTACTTTTCCCATCAGGGGAGTGAGAGACTATACCTGCGGCTATCGAGCCTATAAGGCATTTCTCCTCAAAAGGGTATTTACCGATTATGGCCAAGAAATTATTTCGGAACCCGGTTTTTCTTGTATGGTCGATTTGCTTTTAAAAGTAAATCGTTACGAACCGATAATTACCGAAGTCCCTTTTATCCTGCGATACGATCTCAAGGCCGGTCCCAGCAAAATGAACGTCAAATTGACGGTCAAGCAAACTTTGATGCTTTTACTCCGCCGGCGATTAGGGCTGAAGTAA
- a CDS encoding glycosyltransferase family 39 protein yields MSSGKNSGILRICRSSRLLTIGFYLLFLFVSYDGNRDWDENTYLARTAYLNVWDLDSWLMQSGRAAWEYDWYRAKISHLLLLDFFFALFGIGKSGLFCVSLMFALMMVAVGFWWERIIRSITENDKYAKLSAILTLSTPVALYLSYKALTETTAIFFVVLSLYLFVSSWTAKNGWKFGLMACSAISLLGGVTSRMEVITLFYAFGIGMLLYNPRQYRNIIKKFVIFSIFFAIAGVLFFAITGINPYTAADNQQLSGCVRDYPYNVMNSLLAVGVLWPLIILGILNFKRPILRLGASIYILPTVALLIVLLTVAMRHQYMGILGAGLIAALGLERIKKLRLLGESCACSVVTVMAILAVNLFLMRTLGEVGLVGRELDSVLNIAKDVDSTIYLTDGPTNTFSYLRVAYPELCCFPTSKGVVSDPQAVENIDELRNASQGKEISYIFAYNKQRSWLEKIVDRIKGRSPAEIRRGEMCWLASDPGIELSPVVSKGRYTIYHVNIIGE; encoded by the coding sequence ATGAGTAGTGGAAAAAACAGCGGAATTTTGCGTATTTGCAGATCTTCACGTCTCCTAACGATAGGTTTTTATCTACTCTTTTTATTTGTTTCTTACGACGGGAATAGGGACTGGGATGAAAATACCTATCTGGCACGTACTGCTTATCTTAACGTCTGGGACTTGGATTCTTGGCTTATGCAAAGCGGGCGAGCGGCATGGGAATATGATTGGTATCGAGCCAAAATCTCGCATTTATTGTTATTAGATTTCTTTTTTGCTTTGTTTGGCATTGGAAAATCAGGGTTGTTCTGCGTGAGCTTAATGTTTGCTCTGATGATGGTAGCAGTCGGTTTTTGGTGGGAAAGAATTATTCGATCTATCACCGAAAACGATAAATACGCTAAATTATCAGCGATACTGACTCTTAGTACTCCGGTTGCCTTGTATCTTTCTTATAAAGCATTAACTGAAACAACCGCTATATTTTTCGTCGTGCTTTCACTGTATCTCTTCGTTTCGAGTTGGACCGCCAAAAACGGTTGGAAATTTGGCTTAATGGCTTGCAGCGCTATTAGTTTATTGGGTGGCGTAACCAGTAGAATGGAAGTCATAACGCTTTTTTACGCATTTGGAATCGGGATGCTTTTATACAACCCTCGCCAATACAGAAATATCATTAAAAAGTTTGTTATATTTTCGATCTTCTTTGCGATTGCGGGAGTGCTGTTTTTTGCAATCACGGGAATAAATCCTTATACTGCGGCAGATAACCAACAACTTTCAGGTTGTGTCAGGGATTATCCATATAACGTAATGAATTCGTTGTTAGCCGTCGGCGTTTTGTGGCCTCTGATCATATTGGGGATTTTAAATTTTAAACGGCCCATCTTACGGCTTGGAGCTTCCATCTATATCCTGCCTACCGTTGCGTTGCTGATTGTTTTATTAACGGTTGCCATGCGGCACCAATATATGGGGATATTGGGAGCCGGCCTGATTGCCGCTTTGGGTTTGGAGCGTATAAAAAAACTGCGTCTTCTGGGGGAGTCCTGTGCATGCTCTGTTGTAACTGTTATGGCGATTTTGGCAGTCAACTTATTTTTGATGCGTACGTTGGGAGAGGTCGGTCTAGTCGGTCGCGAACTTGACAGCGTATTGAATATAGCCAAGGACGTTGATTCGACAATATATCTTACCGACGGCCCGACAAATACCTTTTCATATTTACGGGTTGCTTATCCTGAATTATGTTGTTTCCCGACGTCGAAGGGAGTAGTTTCGGATCCACAGGCAGTGGAAAATATTGATGAGTTACGCAATGCCTCACAAGGAAAGGAGATTAGTTATATTTTCGCGTATAATAAGCAACGGTCTTGGTTGGAAAAGATAGTCGATAGAATCAAGGGAAGGTCTCCCGCAGAAATAAGACGAGGGGAGATGTGCTGGTTGGCCTCCGATCCAGGAATAGAGTTGTCTCCGGTTGTATCCAAGGGAAGATATACTATTTACCATGTGAACATAATTGGAGAATAA
- a CDS encoding GDP-mannose 4,6-dehydratase, translating into MKDTKEKIFITGVGGMIGSHLLDALLLDGNYNVVGLDNFSFGKAENIASHWNDENFSLIEGDILDASLVRKAAEGADIVIHLAAVKKIAEADSRLPTLLVNTKGTENILEAARDTGAKVILASTSDVYGMSPDLPFREDGDLLLGPSMIKRWSYAVSKLYDEQLAFGYHKQYGLPIVVLRYFGGFSPRSSFKWSGGHIPIFVNAILNDEEVLIHGDGSQTRSMAYVTDLVRGTVQAMECDKAVGCIINLGNDEEVSVIEAARMIHRIAGTGKELKIRYVPFDEVFGKYRDIMRRIPDLTRAREILGYRPEIPFEQALRLMVEAVRSGKDA; encoded by the coding sequence GTGAAGGATACGAAAGAAAAGATATTTATTACCGGCGTCGGGGGCATGATCGGTTCCCATTTGTTGGATGCGCTTCTCTTGGATGGGAATTACAACGTCGTCGGCTTGGATAATTTCAGTTTTGGAAAGGCCGAGAATATTGCGTCGCATTGGAATGACGAAAACTTTAGTCTTATTGAAGGCGATATTTTAGATGCGTCTTTGGTACGGAAGGCGGCTGAGGGAGCGGATATAGTAATTCACTTGGCCGCAGTGAAGAAAATCGCCGAAGCGGATTCGCGGCTGCCGACATTATTGGTAAATACCAAAGGAACGGAAAATATTCTGGAAGCAGCCCGAGATACCGGAGCCAAGGTTATCTTGGCCTCGACCTCGGACGTTTATGGGATGTCGCCGGATCTGCCATTTCGGGAGGATGGAGATCTTCTGCTCGGACCCAGTATGATCAAGCGCTGGAGCTACGCGGTTTCCAAGCTTTATGACGAACAGTTGGCCTTTGGATATCATAAGCAATACGGTCTTCCGATCGTGGTTCTCAGATACTTCGGCGGTTTCAGTCCTCGTTCCAGTTTCAAGTGGAGCGGCGGCCACATCCCGATCTTCGTTAATGCCATCCTCAACGACGAGGAGGTTTTAATACACGGTGACGGTTCCCAGACTCGGTCTATGGCTTATGTCACCGATCTGGTTCGAGGCACCGTTCAGGCGATGGAGTGCGATAAAGCGGTGGGATGCATCATCAATCTGGGGAACGACGAGGAAGTGAGCGTCATTGAAGCCGCTAGAATGATTCATCGAATTGCCGGTACGGGGAAAGAACTTAAAATCCGCTATGTTCCTTTCGATGAAGTTTTCGGAAAGTATCGGGATATCATGCGCCGAATACCGGATTTGACTCGCGCCCGGGAAATTCTGGGTTATCGCCCGGAGATTCCCTTCGAACAGGCGTTGCGCTTGATGGTCGAGGCGGTTCGGAGCGGCAAAGATGCCTGA
- a CDS encoding glycosyltransferase, with the protein MPEEPVVLYLVFPFLNEADNLPSLLHGIEMFSDNHPEYSVKVLAIDDGSTDGGASILNDHRGQCEIEVVVNEANLGPGRSFARAFSKLKPRLRSEDLVVTMEADNTSGLGMVSRMLVREREGYDVILASPYAYGGGFEQVSFFRVLVSHVANALVKVVLNIHGLTVFSSFFRLYRGGIIRRLQMIYGPEIIESPGFECMVELLYKLALLRARISEIEYRVDWGKRRGKSKMKILRTVKGYFRVFASCSRWRLAAAKVTTEDTEGKRGGS; encoded by the coding sequence ATGCCTGAAGAACCCGTTGTCCTCTACCTGGTTTTTCCCTTTCTGAACGAAGCCGACAATCTTCCTTCTCTTTTACATGGGATCGAAATGTTCAGCGATAATCATCCCGAATATTCAGTCAAAGTTCTGGCGATCGACGACGGCAGCACCGACGGGGGGGCGAGCATTTTGAACGATCATCGAGGGCAGTGCGAGATTGAAGTCGTCGTCAATGAAGCCAATCTGGGTCCGGGCCGTTCTTTTGCCCGGGCTTTCTCCAAGCTGAAACCACGGTTGCGAAGCGAAGATTTAGTAGTGACCATGGAAGCCGACAACACCTCCGGCTTGGGGATGGTTTCCCGGATGCTGGTCAGAGAGAGGGAAGGGTATGATGTGATTCTAGCCAGCCCCTATGCCTACGGCGGCGGGTTCGAGCAGGTATCTTTTTTTCGGGTGCTGGTCAGCCACGTCGCCAACGCCCTGGTTAAGGTCGTGCTCAATATCCACGGGTTGACGGTGTTCAGCAGTTTTTTTCGGCTTTATCGCGGTGGAATTATCAGGCGACTCCAGATGATCTACGGCCCGGAAATAATCGAGAGCCCCGGTTTCGAATGCATGGTGGAACTGCTCTATAAGCTGGCGCTCCTCCGAGCTCGAATCTCGGAGATCGAATACAGGGTGGATTGGGGAAAGCGCCGGGGAAAGAGCAAGATGAAGATTTTGCGCACGGTGAAGGGCTATTTCCGGGTCTTCGCTTCCTGCTCCCGCTGGCGCCTGGCCGCGGCAAAAGTTACCACAGAGGACACAGAGGGGAAACGAGGGGGATCTTAA
- a CDS encoding GxxExxY protein — protein MEKDLLTEKVIGCAIEVHRTLGPGLLESAYHQCLAHELGSQEIPFQMEVPIPVKYKGIRLDCGYRIDLLVDKCLILELKAREEVKNIHKAQLLTYMKLARIPTGLLINFNVLKLIDGVQRFKL, from the coding sequence ATGGAAAAAGATCTTCTAACGGAAAAAGTCATCGGTTGCGCCATAGAGGTGCACCGGACGCTGGGGCCCGGTCTTCTTGAATCTGCTTACCATCAATGTTTGGCTCATGAACTCGGTTCGCAGGAAATACCGTTCCAGATGGAGGTGCCGATTCCGGTAAAGTACAAGGGAATCAGATTGGATTGTGGGTACCGGATCGATCTACTCGTCGATAAATGCTTGATACTGGAATTGAAAGCCCGCGAAGAAGTTAAAAATATTCATAAAGCTCAGTTGCTGACGTATATGAAACTTGCCCGGATACCGACGGGTCTATTGATAAATTTCAACGTTCTCAAGCTTATAGACGGGGTTCAACGCTTTAAATTATGA
- a CDS encoding glycosyltransferase, whose protein sequence is MSSVSVVIPCLNDAAYIREALDSVFGQTLPPEEIIVADGGSTDGTADILNSYRGRLTWFRQEGKGVSAAKNQAVARTRGEYIAFLDADDLWYPEKLERQTALLDRCPEYGFCSSDVDFFDESGVFIHGAIGTEKQPRSGYVFDELFVNNFISSATIMLRRFCFDRVGGFDENIRFAEDTEMWLRVAKEFRLGYIPEVLAAYRVRRSSRSFQFAEHYRSLGGTFDRFLGKYPDYFKARPGLMRNARYNLYRRWGYRHFEVGEYRRARGLFLRALRRRPSAGMIWKYLAASLLPPSVLRKLRKHRGD, encoded by the coding sequence ATGAGCTCCGTTAGTGTGGTTATTCCGTGTCTGAACGACGCCGCCTATATCCGGGAGGCGCTCGACAGCGTTTTCGGGCAGACTCTGCCGCCCGAGGAGATCATCGTGGCCGACGGAGGCTCCACGGACGGAACGGCCGATATCCTGAATTCCTACCGGGGGAGATTGACTTGGTTTCGGCAGGAAGGGAAGGGGGTTTCGGCGGCGAAGAACCAGGCCGTCGCCCGCACCCGGGGCGAGTATATCGCGTTTCTCGATGCCGACGACCTCTGGTATCCGGAAAAACTGGAACGGCAGACGGCTTTGCTGGATCGCTGTCCGGAGTACGGGTTCTGTTCTTCCGACGTCGATTTCTTCGACGAGTCCGGGGTCTTTATCCACGGCGCCATCGGCACGGAAAAGCAACCCCGGTCGGGTTACGTTTTCGACGAGCTCTTCGTCAATAATTTCATCTCTTCGGCGACCATTATGCTCCGCCGGTTTTGTTTCGACCGCGTCGGAGGATTCGACGAAAACATCCGCTTTGCGGAAGATACCGAGATGTGGCTGCGGGTGGCCAAGGAGTTCCGGCTTGGATATATTCCGGAGGTTCTGGCCGCGTACCGCGTCCGGCGCTCTTCGCGGTCCTTTCAATTCGCCGAGCATTATCGGTCTCTGGGCGGGACGTTCGACCGTTTCCTGGGGAAATACCCGGATTATTTCAAGGCCCGACCGGGGCTCATGAGAAACGCACGGTACAATCTCTATCGACGTTGGGGATACCGCCATTTCGAAGTCGGGGAATATCGCCGCGCCCGCGGGCTGTTCTTGCGTGCCCTCCGCCGCCGCCCCTCTGCCGGGATGATATGGAAATATCTGGCGGCGAGCCTGTTGCCGCCGTCGGTTCTCCGAAAGCTCCGAAAACACCGCGGCGATTGA
- a CDS encoding glycosyltransferase, whose product MDSTRMNDGQTAERRSFSIVVPCYNAEKTLAACLKSFLDSGYPGDKLELIVADDGSSDLSFSIASELGAKVVRTKGRRGPAAARNLGAQAAAMDYLLFVDSDIVAPPDTIWKFNAAIARFHDFTVIQAILSEGEYGGLFSRYLHSWFYYFYRLRSNYRTMTMSSGCVAMPREIFFRAGKFNPGLRSNEDTELGYRLACLGAKILICTDIEVLHDSEHSLRTFIRRNFFVHNFMLVRLTYGMADITDSNPEYRVPILNILISGVAVAIVPLFAVLPPLLPAALLAGLFLYQLFINRRFLTVIRTRSGWSRLPGIYAVLQLDNFVKLAGMLLGAWDYFVRKKHRAIREYAQNAGIEIKPGTLSKN is encoded by the coding sequence ATGGACTCGACCCGAATGAACGATGGACAAACAGCCGAACGACGCTCATTCTCGATCGTCGTTCCCTGTTACAACGCCGAGAAAACGTTGGCGGCGTGCCTGAAATCGTTCCTGGACTCGGGATACCCCGGTGACAAGCTGGAACTGATCGTAGCCGATGACGGATCTTCCGATCTTTCTTTCTCGATCGCCTCCGAACTGGGAGCTAAAGTCGTCAGGACGAAGGGGCGCCGGGGTCCGGCGGCGGCAAGAAACCTGGGCGCCCAAGCCGCGGCAATGGACTACCTCCTGTTCGTCGACAGCGATATTGTCGCTCCCCCCGATACCATCTGGAAATTCAATGCGGCTATCGCCCGGTTTCATGATTTCACGGTTATTCAAGCCATCCTCTCCGAAGGCGAATACGGGGGGCTGTTCTCCCGATACCTGCACAGCTGGTTTTATTATTTTTACCGGCTGCGTTCCAACTATCGAACCATGACCATGAGCAGCGGGTGCGTGGCCATGCCCCGAGAAATCTTTTTCAGGGCCGGGAAATTTAACCCCGGTCTACGCTCCAATGAAGACACCGAGTTGGGCTATCGCCTTGCCTGCCTGGGAGCCAAAATCCTCATCTGCACCGATATCGAAGTGCTTCATGACAGCGAACACAGTCTTCGAACCTTTATCCGACGAAATTTTTTCGTCCATAATTTCATGCTGGTGCGCCTTACCTACGGCATGGCGGACATTACCGACTCCAACCCGGAATATCGGGTACCCATCCTCAATATTCTGATTTCCGGTGTGGCGGTGGCGATAGTGCCTCTGTTTGCGGTTCTACCGCCCTTGCTGCCCGCCGCTCTTCTAGCCGGCCTGTTCCTGTATCAACTTTTCATCAACCGGCGTTTCCTGACGGTCATCCGCACCCGGTCGGGGTGGTCCAGGCTTCCCGGCATCTACGCCGTTCTCCAACTCGACAACTTCGTCAAACTGGCGGGGATGCTGCTGGGGGCCTGGGATTACTTCGTCCGGAAAAAGCACCGGGCCATCCGTGAGTACGCCCAGAACGCCGGGATTGAAATCAAACCGGGGACTCTTTCCAAAAACTGA